Proteins from one Halovivax limisalsi genomic window:
- a CDS encoding ATP-binding protein has protein sequence MKVPVEDLVVLHLRQCEPVRADQPAPYGRSVPGLCDVLGVELGRMSESVELLATLRGLRDRGLVVERAARVEGLDEERNVYELTDDGRARATEVRDRAESEFSDFVVHEPDGRRVRCAIAELDRYFERSPLVSALARLTDAGVVSLEPNIDATFVNRDAELRALLDLPDAGPTTLLLEGPPGVGKTELLEQARSRLVDDGVTVLVGACGSDTDRPYEPFADALGHLPALAVGDAGRLEAEDFSDRRTVLFDGVVDRLREDAADGPVVVLLEDLHWADPATIDMLAAVLARLDPVDDVRFACTYRPADGSQQRRLAEAASGDAHRVERVRVEPFDRETGRELIEALLGTRNVPTQFVEEIVETTGGLPLFIVEVIEGLRDGGIVDPGLGVYPDDPEAIDLPSGVHESVDRRLDALDADAIRLLEWGAVAGEPIPIDVVAEAIDLADLRKKEYVDLLLGAELLSADDDALGFDSEVIRQAVLDRVTGERERRIHEAIADGLLAAAETPDEERVARHLDRAGADERAVEHYLAAGDEALGVFASDVAAERFERAAALARGLGREDILVDAVERIGRARYLAGEYDDAEKHFQYVRANVDDAETRRRADRHRARMRADRGDHDEAIELAERALEDWDGDEPTPECCRLLSCIGSSLMDLGELQAATDRLERARDLAVELEESDAVLPIALTGLGTTLVYRNEHGAAIEHLERAASLLEGSPKRRLLAKALNNLGLAYFVRRRRARAGDAFERSYRIYEETGTHTTAAMVLSNLGLIAFEEGEWDEAVETLERCLERATRYDVQRTIVFITRNLAKIQLHRGDLEGAKRSLDRSIEIAEELGLTNHVFSARFDTAQYHFVRDDLDDAVAAARHGIRDAAEIGEPYRAAPGHAWLGRVALERGDHDAAITHFERALSLTDRDDEGSIQARCGLAAAFLAVDRVADAAALVETATEDVEEWGNVLHRVSVDRMRGRVLRREVDFEASRRAFERALETAVELDASLQAARTRHELGRLAHERGERTEAAEQFAIAGRLADEHGFERLERRIVADRREIDGGPGTEEA, from the coding sequence GTGAAGGTTCCTGTCGAGGACCTCGTCGTCCTCCACCTGCGTCAGTGCGAACCGGTTCGGGCGGACCAGCCGGCACCGTACGGCCGGTCCGTTCCCGGCCTTTGCGACGTACTCGGCGTTGAGCTCGGCCGGATGTCCGAGTCCGTCGAGCTGCTCGCCACGCTGCGCGGTCTCCGAGATCGCGGGCTGGTCGTCGAGCGAGCCGCTCGCGTCGAGGGCCTCGACGAGGAGCGAAACGTCTACGAGCTCACCGACGACGGCCGGGCGCGAGCGACCGAGGTGCGCGACCGGGCGGAGTCGGAATTTTCCGACTTCGTCGTCCACGAACCGGACGGTCGGCGGGTGAGGTGTGCGATCGCAGAGCTCGATCGGTACTTCGAGCGATCGCCGCTCGTCAGCGCCCTCGCCCGACTGACCGACGCCGGCGTCGTCTCGCTCGAACCGAATATCGACGCGACGTTCGTCAACCGGGACGCCGAACTCCGGGCCCTGCTGGACCTCCCCGACGCCGGGCCGACGACCCTGCTGCTCGAGGGACCGCCCGGCGTCGGCAAGACCGAGCTCCTCGAACAGGCCCGATCACGACTCGTCGACGACGGCGTCACGGTCCTGGTGGGCGCCTGCGGATCCGATACCGACAGACCGTACGAGCCCTTCGCGGACGCCCTCGGGCATCTCCCGGCGCTCGCCGTCGGCGACGCCGGACGCCTCGAGGCCGAGGACTTTTCCGATCGGCGAACCGTCCTGTTCGACGGCGTAGTCGATCGACTGCGCGAGGACGCAGCCGACGGCCCGGTCGTCGTACTCCTCGAGGACCTCCACTGGGCGGATCCGGCCACGATCGACATGCTCGCTGCGGTCCTCGCGCGCCTGGATCCGGTCGACGACGTCCGCTTTGCCTGTACCTACCGACCGGCGGACGGAAGCCAGCAGCGACGACTCGCCGAGGCCGCCTCGGGCGACGCACACCGGGTCGAACGTGTACGCGTCGAACCCTTCGACCGCGAAACCGGTCGCGAGCTAATCGAGGCCCTGCTCGGAACCCGCAACGTTCCCACCCAGTTCGTCGAGGAGATCGTCGAGACGACCGGCGGCCTTCCCCTGTTCATCGTCGAGGTGATCGAAGGGCTGCGAGACGGGGGAATCGTCGACCCGGGCCTCGGCGTCTACCCGGACGATCCCGAGGCGATCGACCTCCCGTCGGGCGTCCACGAGAGCGTCGATCGGCGCCTCGACGCCCTCGACGCGGACGCGATCAGGCTGCTCGAGTGGGGCGCCGTCGCCGGCGAACCGATCCCGATCGACGTCGTGGCGGAGGCGATCGATCTCGCCGACCTACGCAAGAAGGAGTACGTCGATCTCCTCCTCGGCGCGGAGCTGTTGAGCGCAGACGACGACGCGCTCGGGTTCGACTCAGAGGTGATTCGCCAGGCGGTGCTCGACCGCGTGACGGGCGAACGGGAGCGACGCATCCACGAGGCGATCGCCGACGGCCTGCTCGCTGCCGCGGAGACGCCCGACGAGGAACGGGTCGCCCGCCACCTCGATCGGGCGGGAGCCGACGAGCGCGCCGTCGAACACTACCTCGCCGCCGGCGACGAGGCGCTTGGCGTCTTCGCCAGCGACGTCGCCGCGGAGCGATTCGAGCGAGCCGCCGCGCTCGCCCGCGGCCTCGGACGCGAAGATATCCTCGTCGACGCCGTCGAGCGGATCGGTCGCGCACGGTACCTCGCGGGCGAGTACGACGACGCCGAGAAACACTTCCAGTACGTCCGGGCCAACGTCGACGACGCCGAAACCCGCAGGCGGGCCGATCGACACCGGGCTCGGATGCGGGCGGATCGCGGCGACCACGACGAGGCGATCGAGCTCGCAGAGCGCGCCCTCGAGGACTGGGACGGGGACGAACCCACGCCGGAGTGTTGTCGGTTGCTGAGTTGCATCGGGTCGTCGCTGATGGATCTCGGCGAGCTGCAAGCGGCCACGGATCGCCTCGAACGCGCCAGGGACCTGGCCGTCGAACTCGAGGAATCGGACGCGGTCCTCCCGATCGCACTGACGGGTCTCGGGACGACGCTCGTCTATCGAAACGAGCACGGTGCGGCGATAGAGCACCTGGAACGTGCGGCCTCGCTCCTGGAGGGGAGCCCCAAGCGCCGGCTGCTCGCCAAGGCCCTCAACAACCTCGGCCTGGCGTACTTCGTTCGCCGACGCAGGGCGCGAGCGGGGGACGCCTTCGAGCGGTCGTACCGAATCTACGAGGAAACGGGTACGCACACGACCGCGGCGATGGTGCTGTCGAACCTCGGACTGATCGCTTTCGAAGAGGGCGAGTGGGACGAGGCCGTCGAGACGCTCGAACGCTGTCTCGAGCGCGCAACGCGGTACGATGTCCAACGGACGATCGTCTTCATTACCAGAAACCTCGCCAAAATACAGCTCCACCGCGGCGACCTTGAGGGAGCGAAGCGATCCCTCGACCGATCGATCGAGATCGCCGAGGAACTCGGACTGACGAATCACGTGTTCAGCGCCCGTTTCGACACCGCGCAGTACCACTTCGTTCGGGACGACCTCGACGACGCGGTCGCGGCCGCCCGCCACGGCATCCGCGACGCCGCCGAGATCGGCGAGCCCTACCGGGCGGCCCCGGGCCACGCCTGGCTCGGTCGCGTCGCGCTCGAACGGGGCGACCACGACGCCGCGATCACCCACTTCGAGCGCGCGCTCTCGCTCACCGATCGGGACGACGAGGGAAGCATCCAGGCGCGGTGCGGCCTCGCGGCGGCCTTCCTCGCCGTCGATCGAGTGGCGGACGCGGCGGCGCTCGTCGAGACCGCCACCGAGGACGTCGAGGAGTGGGGCAACGTGCTTCACCGAGTTTCCGTCGACCGGATGAGGGGCCGGGTGCTGCGGCGTGAGGTCGACTTCGAGGCCAGTCGACGGGCGTTCGAACGCGCGCTCGAAACGGCCGTCGAACTCGACGCATCGCTGCAAGCGGCACGGACGCGTCACGAACTCGGCCGGCTGGCCCACGAACGTGGCGAGCGAACCGAGGCGGCGGAGCAGTTCGCGATCGCCGGGCGACTGGCCGACGAGCACGGCTTCGAGCGCCTGGAGCGCCGAATTGTCGCGGACCGCCGAGAGATCGACGGCGGACCCGGCACCGAAGAGGCGTAA
- a CDS encoding tryptophanase has protein sequence MDAYRTKVAERIRLPDRSARERALEAAGYNLFNLDARDVYVDLLTDSGTGAMSDAQWGALQRGDESYAGSKSFGRLERAVADVMGFEHVVPAHQGRGAENVLYGTLLSDGDVVPNNTHFDTTRAHVANQGADPVDCPSPDADDPDVDAPFKGDFSIERGRELVAEVGADAIPAVVLTITNNSAAGQPVSVANTREVADFAADIDAAFVIDACRFAENAYFVRERESEFADASVADIAREQLGYADAIVMSGKKDGLVNVGGFVATDDADVFEACKQRAILYEGFPTYGGMAGRDMEALAVGLREAVEAAYVADRVAQVQRLGESLADAGLPVFEPIGGHAVYLDAAATLPHVPAAEFPGQALACELYLEGGVRGVELGSLAFPDTDRPELVRLAVPRRTYGADHIDHVVETARDVLDRRESISGLALASEPPIPELRHFTAELEPVGASATPSS, from the coding sequence ATGGACGCCTATCGAACGAAGGTCGCCGAGCGGATCCGGTTGCCCGATCGATCGGCCCGCGAACGGGCGCTGGAGGCGGCCGGCTACAACCTCTTCAACCTCGACGCGCGGGACGTCTACGTCGACCTGCTCACCGATAGCGGCACGGGTGCGATGAGCGACGCCCAGTGGGGTGCGCTCCAGCGGGGCGACGAATCGTACGCCGGTTCGAAGAGTTTCGGACGGCTCGAGCGAGCGGTCGCGGACGTGATGGGGTTCGAGCACGTCGTCCCCGCCCACCAGGGTCGCGGCGCCGAGAACGTCCTCTACGGGACGCTCCTGTCCGACGGCGACGTCGTTCCGAACAACACCCACTTCGACACGACCCGAGCGCACGTGGCGAACCAGGGGGCCGACCCCGTCGACTGTCCGTCGCCCGACGCTGACGATCCGGACGTCGACGCGCCGTTCAAGGGCGACTTCTCGATCGAGCGCGGCCGCGAGCTCGTCGCGGAGGTTGGCGCCGACGCGATCCCCGCGGTCGTCCTGACCATCACGAACAACTCGGCTGCCGGTCAGCCGGTTAGCGTCGCGAACACCCGCGAGGTGGCCGACTTCGCCGCCGACATCGATGCCGCGTTCGTGATCGACGCCTGCCGGTTCGCCGAGAACGCCTACTTCGTCCGGGAGCGCGAATCCGAGTTCGCCGACGCCTCGGTCGCCGACATCGCTCGCGAGCAACTCGGCTACGCGGACGCGATCGTGATGAGCGGGAAGAAAGACGGCCTGGTCAACGTCGGCGGGTTCGTCGCGACCGACGACGCCGACGTCTTCGAGGCTTGCAAGCAGCGGGCGATCCTCTACGAAGGCTTTCCGACCTACGGCGGGATGGCCGGCCGCGACATGGAGGCGCTGGCGGTCGGGCTCCGGGAGGCGGTCGAGGCGGCCTACGTCGCGGACCGGGTCGCTCAGGTGCAGCGACTCGGCGAGTCGCTCGCCGACGCCGGCCTGCCGGTCTTCGAACCGATCGGCGGCCACGCCGTCTACCTCGACGCGGCGGCGACGCTACCGCACGTCCCGGCCGCCGAGTTCCCGGGGCAGGCGCTCGCCTGCGAGCTCTACCTCGAGGGCGGCGTTCGCGGGGTCGAACTCGGCAGTCTCGCCTTCCCGGACACCGACCGCCCGGAACTCGTCCGCCTGGCCGTCCCGCGACGAACCTACGGCGCGGATCACATCGATCACGTCGTCGAGACCGCCCGAGACGTCCTCGACCGACGCGAATCGATCTCCGGCCTCGCGCTGGCCTCGGAGCCGCCGATCCCAGAACTCAGACACTTTACCGCCGAGTTAGAACCCGTCGGCGCCTCCGCGACCCCTTCCTCGTAG
- the cgi121 gene encoding KEOPS complex subunit Cgi121, whose product MELLECRLSVDDIDSFVADLGTIGDRHGTTVQAFDARYVADREHLERAVELADRAIERGDTVARDRAVEILLYAAGRRQIDRALEMGVADGEWPAVILVDAVAEGDRGDQSATDAEAAAIEALTDLDAVVGCEPTIDGATDRETLVDFFEITDAERSATDASLGALVRERVALLEVRK is encoded by the coding sequence ATGGAACTACTGGAATGCCGGCTCTCGGTCGACGACATCGATTCGTTCGTCGCGGATCTCGGCACGATCGGCGATCGACACGGGACGACGGTCCAGGCGTTCGACGCGCGGTACGTCGCCGACCGGGAACACCTCGAACGGGCCGTCGAACTGGCCGATCGAGCGATCGAACGCGGCGACACCGTCGCCCGCGATCGGGCGGTCGAGATCCTGCTGTACGCCGCCGGTCGCCGCCAGATCGATCGCGCCCTCGAGATGGGCGTCGCAGACGGCGAGTGGCCCGCCGTGATCCTCGTCGACGCGGTAGCCGAGGGCGACCGTGGGGACCAGTCGGCGACCGACGCCGAAGCGGCGGCGATCGAAGCGCTCACGGATCTCGACGCGGTCGTCGGCTGCGAACCCACGATCGACGGTGCAACCGACCGCGAGACGCTCGTCGACTTCTTCGAGATCACCGACGCCGAGCGATCGGCGACTGACGCCTCGCTCGGCGCGCTGGTTCGCGAACGGGTCGCCCTACTCGAGGTGCGGAAGTGA
- a CDS encoding LLM class flavin-dependent oxidoreductase: protein MNLSIVDLSHVPDGASATTAYERTVDLAQLADDWGYERFWVAEHHGMASYIAGTTPEVLLGHLAAETESIRLGSGTVLLNYYQPYKVAEAFGVLDALAPGRIDMGLGRATGPPAADRAMGYDSRPKTPEEADAEHREKIEETLAFVRDDFEETHPYDSLQLPRSAESRPEPWLLGSSPSSATLAGELGLRYCFAGFIRPQFAEPAFEAYHDAFEPDPTGAGPEEPEGMLAINAVCAETDEEAARLRAPTEAVYQRMARGRIGDGIPSVETAIDELGGVPDPTPDPLPEGEWSRSISGSPETLDSLLHQLGDRLGVDDVMIQHSIPDFDDAKRSHELLADGVGS, encoded by the coding sequence ATGAACCTCTCGATCGTCGATCTCTCGCACGTTCCCGACGGCGCGAGCGCGACGACCGCGTACGAACGGACGGTCGACCTCGCCCAACTCGCCGACGACTGGGGCTACGAGCGGTTCTGGGTGGCGGAGCACCACGGGATGGCGAGCTACATCGCGGGCACGACGCCCGAGGTACTGCTCGGCCACCTCGCCGCGGAGACGGAGTCGATCCGGCTGGGTTCGGGGACCGTCCTGCTCAACTACTACCAACCGTACAAGGTGGCCGAGGCGTTCGGCGTCCTCGACGCGCTCGCACCCGGCCGGATCGACATGGGACTGGGCCGGGCGACCGGCCCGCCCGCGGCCGATCGCGCGATGGGCTACGACTCGAGGCCGAAGACGCCCGAGGAAGCCGACGCCGAACACCGCGAGAAGATCGAGGAGACGCTCGCGTTCGTCCGCGACGACTTCGAGGAGACCCATCCCTACGACTCGCTCCAGTTGCCCCGGTCGGCCGAGAGTCGACCGGAGCCCTGGCTGCTCGGCTCCTCGCCGTCGAGCGCGACGCTCGCGGGCGAACTCGGCCTGCGATACTGTTTCGCGGGCTTCATCCGCCCGCAGTTCGCCGAGCCCGCCTTCGAGGCGTATCACGACGCGTTCGAACCCGATCCCACCGGGGCCGGCCCCGAGGAACCCGAGGGGATGCTCGCGATCAACGCGGTCTGTGCCGAGACCGACGAGGAAGCCGCGCGCCTGCGCGCCCCGACAGAGGCCGTCTACCAGCGGATGGCCCGAGGCCGGATCGGTGACGGCATCCCCTCGGTCGAGACCGCGATCGACGAGCTCGGCGGCGTCCCCGACCCGACGCCCGACCCGCTTCCCGAGGGCGAGTGGTCGCGTTCGATCTCCGGCAGTCCGGAAACGCTCGATTCGCTATTACACCAGCTCGGCGACCGCCTCGGCGTCGACGACGTGATGATCCAGCACTCGATCCCCGACTTCGACGACGCGAAACGATCACACGAGTTGCTCGCCGACGGCGTCGGGAGCTGA
- a CDS encoding metallophosphoesterase family protein — translation MNVGLIADIHANRVALDAVLEDMPAVDALVCAGDVVGYNPWPGDCVNALRERDVPTVMGNHDRAVVSGTGFRFNDMACAGVEHAVAALDEDQRAWLESLPDERRLFDDRVRVVHGHPADPDRYTYPGDFSPRLLDDEACLVLGHTHVQHAESYAEGIVVNPGSVGQPRDGDPRAAYATLDLDAMTADTHRVAYDIEAVQRAVRDTGLPDRTATRLERGE, via the coding sequence ATGAACGTGGGTCTCATCGCCGATATCCACGCCAACCGCGTCGCCCTGGACGCCGTCCTCGAGGATATGCCGGCGGTCGACGCCCTCGTCTGCGCCGGCGACGTCGTCGGCTACAACCCCTGGCCGGGCGACTGCGTCAACGCGCTCCGCGAGCGCGACGTGCCGACCGTGATGGGCAACCACGACCGCGCGGTCGTCAGTGGGACCGGCTTTCGGTTCAACGACATGGCGTGCGCCGGCGTCGAGCACGCCGTCGCCGCCCTCGACGAGGACCAGCGGGCCTGGCTCGAGTCGCTCCCCGACGAGCGCAGACTGTTCGACGACCGGGTCCGCGTGGTCCACGGCCACCCGGCGGATCCGGATCGCTACACCTACCCCGGCGACTTCTCGCCCCGGTTGCTCGACGACGAGGCGTGTCTCGTCCTCGGGCACACACACGTCCAGCACGCCGAATCGTACGCCGAGGGGATCGTCGTGAATCCGGGCAGCGTCGGCCAACCGCGCGACGGCGACCCGCGGGCGGCCTACGCGACGCTCGATCTGGACGCGATGACGGCCGATACCCACCGCGTCGCGTACGATATCGAGGCTGTTCAGCGGGCCGTTCGCGATACTGGCCTGCCCGATCGGACGGCGACTCGCCTGGAACGCGGCGAGTGA
- a CDS encoding ATP-dependent DNA helicase: MNLEELSGLPPGAVSHFRSEGIESLYPPQAEAVEAGATEGDSLVAAVPTASGKTMIAALAMLSAIERGGKALYIVPLRALASEKKEEFEAYEEFGVSVGVTTGNYESTDDWLASRDVVVATSEKVDSLVRNGADWLSELTCVVSDEVHLIDDRNRGPTLEVTLAKLRALNPALQVVALSATVGNADEIADWLDAELVASDWRPIDLQLGVHYGNAISFDDGSKREVPVDGSESQEDALVRDIVAEEASALVFVNSRRNAEAAARRLANVVAPELDHDEQEALDDLADDIRDVSDSETSTDLAAAVEKGAAFHHAGLASDHRSLVEDAFRDRLLKVISATPTLAAGVNTPARRVIVRDWRRFDPTAGGMAPLDVLEVHQMMGRAGRPGLDPYGEAVLLAKSHDEQDELFERYVWADPEDVRSKLAAEPALRTHVLATIASGFARTRDGLLSFMNETLYASQTGERGRLESVTDTVLDYLERNDFIEREGAGSTQTQSAEDDPFTSAADLAAEADRDVELRATNLGHTVSRLYLDPMSAAEIVHGLESADSRPTAMGLYQLIARTPDMYELYLRSGEDDTYGQLYYELEDELLGEKPSEYEEDRFEDWLSALKTGALLKDWADEMDEDRLTERYSIGPGDLRGKVDTAEWLLGAAETLAAEIDSDWSVAVREARARVEHGVREELLELVSVRGVGRKRARQLYAAGIETPADLRTADKGVILGALRGKKTAKTILENAGRDDPSMDGVTPIDADSAGATGDSGTDTETGSGDDAGSDERARSNASAAADAEDQSSLGDF; this comes from the coding sequence ATGAATCTCGAGGAGCTGTCGGGGCTCCCGCCCGGCGCCGTCTCGCACTTCCGGTCCGAGGGGATCGAGTCGCTGTATCCCCCGCAGGCCGAGGCGGTCGAGGCCGGAGCCACCGAGGGCGACAGCCTCGTCGCGGCCGTCCCGACCGCCAGCGGGAAGACCATGATCGCCGCCCTGGCGATGCTGTCGGCGATCGAGCGCGGCGGCAAAGCGCTGTACATCGTCCCCCTTCGCGCACTCGCGAGCGAGAAAAAGGAGGAGTTCGAGGCCTACGAGGAATTCGGCGTCTCGGTCGGGGTCACGACGGGCAACTACGAGAGCACCGACGACTGGCTCGCCTCCCGTGACGTCGTCGTCGCGACGAGCGAGAAGGTCGACTCGCTCGTGCGCAACGGCGCCGACTGGCTCTCGGAACTCACCTGCGTCGTCAGCGACGAGGTCCACCTCATTGACGACCGCAACCGCGGGCCCACGCTGGAGGTCACCCTCGCGAAGTTGCGGGCCCTGAACCCCGCGCTCCAGGTCGTCGCCCTCTCCGCGACGGTGGGCAACGCCGACGAGATCGCCGACTGGCTCGACGCCGAGCTCGTCGCCTCCGACTGGCGCCCGATCGACCTCCAGCTGGGGGTCCACTACGGCAACGCGATCAGTTTCGACGACGGCAGCAAGCGCGAGGTGCCCGTCGACGGCTCGGAGAGCCAGGAGGACGCCCTCGTCCGGGACATCGTCGCCGAGGAGGCCTCCGCGCTCGTCTTCGTCAACTCGCGGCGCAACGCCGAGGCCGCCGCGCGCCGACTCGCGAACGTCGTCGCCCCGGAACTCGATCACGACGAGCAGGAAGCGCTCGACGACCTCGCCGACGACATCAGGGACGTCAGCGACAGCGAGACGAGCACGGATCTGGCCGCCGCCGTCGAGAAGGGCGCTGCCTTTCACCACGCCGGACTCGCCAGCGACCACCGGTCGCTCGTCGAGGACGCCTTCCGCGACCGCCTCCTGAAGGTCATCAGTGCCACACCGACGCTCGCCGCGGGCGTCAACACGCCAGCCCGCCGCGTGATCGTCCGCGACTGGCGGCGGTTCGACCCGACCGCCGGCGGGATGGCGCCGCTGGACGTCCTGGAAGTCCACCAGATGATGGGCCGGGCGGGACGACCCGGCCTCGACCCCTACGGCGAGGCCGTCCTGCTGGCCAAGAGCCACGACGAGCAGGACGAACTCTTCGAGCGCTACGTCTGGGCCGATCCCGAGGACGTCCGGTCGAAGCTCGCCGCCGAGCCCGCCCTCCGGACGCACGTCCTCGCGACGATCGCCTCCGGCTTCGCCCGCACCCGCGACGGCCTGCTCTCGTTCATGAACGAGACGCTCTACGCCAGCCAGACCGGCGAACGCGGGCGGCTGGAGTCGGTCACCGACACCGTGCTGGACTACCTGGAGCGGAACGACTTCATAGAACGCGAAGGCGCTGGATCGACCCAAACACAATCGGCCGAGGACGACCCGTTCACCTCCGCCGCCGACCTCGCCGCCGAGGCCGACCGGGACGTCGAGCTCCGGGCGACGAATCTGGGCCACACCGTCTCGCGGCTCTACCTCGACCCGATGAGCGCCGCGGAGATCGTCCACGGGCTCGAATCGGCCGACTCTCGCCCGACAGCGATGGGGCTCTACCAGCTGATCGCGCGTACGCCGGATATGTACGAGCTCTACCTGCGCTCCGGCGAGGACGACACCTACGGCCAGCTCTACTACGAACTCGAAGACGAGCTGCTGGGCGAGAAACCCAGCGAGTACGAGGAAGACCGGTTCGAGGACTGGCTGTCCGCGCTGAAGACCGGCGCCCTCCTCAAAGACTGGGCGGACGAGATGGACGAGGATCGCCTCACGGAACGGTACTCCATCGGGCCCGGCGACCTCCGCGGGAAGGTCGACACCGCCGAGTGGCTCCTCGGGGCGGCGGAGACCCTGGCCGCCGAGATCGACTCGGACTGGAGCGTCGCCGTCCGCGAGGCGCGCGCCCGGGTCGAACACGGCGTCCGCGAGGAACTGCTCGAACTCGTCTCCGTCCGCGGCGTCGGTCGAAAGCGCGCACGCCAGCTCTACGCGGCCGGAATCGAGACGCCGGCGGACCTCCGGACGGCCGACAAGGGCGTGATTCTGGGCGCGCTTCGCGGGAAGAAGACCGCGAAGACCATCCTCGAAAACGCCGGTCGCGACGATCCCTCGATGGACGGCGTCACGCCGATCGACGCGGATTCGGCCGGCGCGACCGGCGACTCGGGGACCGACACGGAAACCGGATCGGGCGACGACGCCGGTTCGGACGAGCGGGCCCGGTCGAACGCGTCGGCCGCGGCCGACGCGGAGGATCAATCCAGCCTGGGTGACTTCTGA
- a CDS encoding rhodanese-like domain-containing protein, producing MNRRQFLATAGAAGATSVLAGCLGDDGYETLSTGGQEVPLAPVEDTYEWYQNDAVFLDARRPAAYVNVRIEGALLSPANSPDFDHPTADLSTDQRIVTYCTCPHSLSSARAAELMAEGFENVYAIDEGLNGWRNNGYPTASGPAAAPKTQFFISGQVDPAYAGDQIWLEEQANRQHYVTLVDDDGGFEMDPVFYDVDRETPARLTLPDRTVERPLGDLEDGQLSF from the coding sequence ATGAATCGACGGCAGTTCCTCGCGACGGCGGGCGCGGCAGGGGCGACCAGCGTCCTCGCGGGGTGTCTCGGCGACGACGGGTACGAGACGCTCTCGACTGGCGGACAGGAAGTGCCACTTGCGCCGGTGGAAGACACCTACGAGTGGTACCAGAACGACGCCGTCTTTCTCGACGCCCGGCGTCCGGCCGCGTACGTCAACGTTCGCATCGAGGGGGCGCTGTTGAGTCCCGCGAACAGCCCCGACTTTGACCATCCGACCGCCGACCTCTCGACCGATCAGCGGATCGTTACCTACTGCACCTGTCCGCACAGCCTCTCCAGCGCCCGCGCGGCCGAACTCATGGCCGAGGGCTTCGAGAACGTCTACGCGATCGACGAGGGGCTCAATGGCTGGCGAAACAACGGCTATCCGACCGCGAGCGGCCCGGCTGCCGCGCCGAAGACGCAGTTCTTCATCAGCGGCCAGGTCGACCCCGCCTACGCCGGCGACCAGATCTGGCTCGAAGAGCAGGCAAACCGACAACACTACGTCACGCTCGTCGACGACGACGGCGGCTTCGAGATGGACCCCGTCTTCTACGACGTCGACCGCGAGACGCCCGCCCGCCTCACACTCCCCGACCGGACCGTCGAGCGCCCGCTGGGCGACCTCGAGGACGGCCAGCTCAGTTTCTGA
- a CDS encoding IMP cyclohydrolase, whose protein sequence is MYVGRFVIVGPETAAYRVSSRSFPNRKITDRSDGETTLTVGPTADAPETDNPYVAYNCLRTADTPRGTAAAIGNGSHVDPIAEKLELGYPARDALATALLALDFEKDDYDTPRIAGVLDADGGATIATVRRDALHVEAVSEPTLVATYERDSPGAFDFAATDAESAATEAYDLDFEHAVCAAGVSRVGEDFETAIENGGR, encoded by the coding sequence ATGTACGTCGGACGCTTCGTCATCGTCGGCCCCGAGACGGCCGCCTACCGCGTCTCCTCGCGCTCGTTCCCGAATCGCAAAATCACAGATCGCAGCGACGGGGAGACGACGCTGACCGTCGGCCCGACGGCGGACGCGCCGGAGACGGACAATCCGTACGTGGCTTACAACTGCCTGCGGACCGCCGACACGCCCCGCGGCACCGCTGCGGCGATCGGCAACGGCTCGCACGTCGACCCGATCGCGGAGAAACTCGAACTGGGGTACCCGGCGCGGGACGCGCTGGCGACGGCGCTGCTCGCCCTCGACTTCGAGAAGGACGACTACGACACGCCCCGGATCGCGGGCGTGCTCGACGCCGACGGCGGCGCGACCATCGCGACCGTGCGCCGTGACGCCCTGCACGTCGAAGCCGTCTCCGAACCCACCCTCGTCGCGACCTACGAGCGCGACTCGCCGGGCGCGTTCGACTTCGCGGCGACCGACGCCGAGTCCGCCGCCACCGAGGCCTACGACCTCGACTTCGAGCACGCAGTCTGTGCCGCGGGCGTCTCGCGGGTAGGCGAAGACTTCGAGACGGCGATCGAGAACGGCGGCCGGTAG